The genome window GAGATTCTACAGGGCATTCAGAATTTGAAAAAGGACAGGTGTGAGAAGCCTGTCCCTTTTTCAAAGTTGCTCAGAGGGTAACACAAAGCAGTCCGAGATGCTTGAATCCTGTTACCGGTTGCCGCTCCCTCCTTTGCTCGGGAGTTTGACAGTTAAATAATGGAAAAAGTACTTGCAGGCCCCATAAAGCCTGTATTTTTTTGTCAAATCTTATTCGTTTTGTTGTGGCTATTTGTAGCTATATGTGGTATAATAAGGATTAGGAGGTGTTTGCCATGAAACTTACAGTAAGCAAATCGAAAAATTCTGCATCCTTTTATGTACAGAAAACAATCCGAAAACCAGATGGCCGTGTGACCACTGTCACAGTTGAAAAACTTGGCAACCTGACAGAAGTCACCGCAAAAGCCGGTGGTAAGGATCCCTATGTATGGGCACAGGAGTATGTCAATGAATTAAATCGCAAAGAGTATGATGAGAACAAAGAAATCCTTATCAGCTATTCTCCTTCAAAGCTCCTGAAGAAAAATGAACAGAAGCTTTTTAACTGCGGTTATCTCTTCCTGCAGAACATTTATTATAGTTTGGGGCTGGACAAAATATGCAGGGATATTTCCTCCCGTCATTCTTTTGCTTATGATTTGAATGATGTCCTTTCGAAGCTTATTTATACAAGAATTCTTTATCCATCTTCAAAACTGTCCTCCAACAGACAGGCCACGAAATTTATTGAGCAGCCCACATTCGAACTGCATGACATCTACAGGACCCTTTCTGTCCTTTCGGAAGAAAATGATCTTATACAGGCACAGCTTTATAAAAACAGCCAGAAGGTCTGCGAACGCAGGAAAGATGTCCTTTATTATGACTGTACGAATTACTTCTTTGAGATTGAAGAGGCAGATGATCTGCGCCGCTATGGAAAATCCAAACAGCACCAGCCCCTCCCTATCGTTGGTATGGGACTGTTCATGGATCACGACGGCATTCCGCTGGCCTTCGATATTTATCCCGGAAACAAAAATGAACAGCCCACTTTGAAACCACTGGAGCAAAAAGTACTCCGCGATTACGGACTTGACCAGATCATCGTCTGTACAGATGCAGGGCTTTCTTCCAAGACAAACCGGAAGTTCAATGACAGAAAGATTAATGGTGTACAGCTCCGTAGTTTTATTACCATACAATCCATAAAACAGCTGCCTGACTATCTCAAGGATTTTGCACTTGATCCAGACGGATGGCACCTGCCAGGTTCTGATGAAACCTTTAATCTCAACGAGATCGATGAAGCAAAGAATTATAAAAACATTTTTTATAAGGATCGCTGGATCAAAGAGGACCTCTCCCAACGGAAGATCAAAAAAGGAGCCCAGCCATTAGAACAACATCTGGTCGTTTCTTTTTCTCCAAAATATAAAGCTTATCAGAGGAAGATCCGGAACGGGCAGGTCGAGCGTGCACAGCAGCTTATTAATGATGGGAAGTATAAACAGCGTCCCAAGAACCAGAATGACCCGCACAGATTTATCTCCAGAGAGAAAGCAACCAAAGATGGAGAAGTCTGCTCAGAAGAGATCGTGTATCTTAATACAGATGCAATCCGGGAAGAAGAACGTTATGATGGTTTCTATGCTGTATGCACGAACCTGGATGATATGAGTGTAGAAGAGATCGTAAGAATCAACAAGAAGCGCTGGGAGATTGAAGAATGTTTCCGGGTCATGAAAACGGAATTCAGGGCCCGCCCCGTATACCTTCAGACAGAAGACCATATCCGTGCCCATTTCATCACTTGTTTTATAGCACTTGTTATCTACAGGATTCTGGAAAAGGAACTCAAAGAAGCCTATACATGTGAGGAAATCATAGATACTTTAAAGAACATGATGATGGCCCGCCCCGGTGAGAAACTGGGGTACACACCCGTTTATACAAGGACGGATCTGACGGACAGACTACACGAAACAGCCGGATTCCGTACCGATTATCAAATCATAACTGATGTAAATATGAGGAAAATAATACGAGCCTCAAAGAAGAAAAAGTAATAATATATAGCTACATTTTGAACAACAAAAAAATCCGTAGAAAGCTTGATTTTACAGCAATCTACGGATTTTTACTGTCAAAGATGGGAGATTAACATAGGTATCAAATATTGTCAAGCTGAAATGTGGAAAGTACCGCGGTAAACCTACAAAATTTGGGAAGTACCTTTCAAGGTTTGATGGGGACTAATAATGAGATTGTTGATTTATGGGGCAGGAGTTATTGGGTGTTTATATGCAACACTATTTTAGGAGGTCAAGGCCGGGGCAGGAGAAACTTGTAACAGTGGACATTGCAAGAAGAGAAGACGGATTTCTGATTATTATGGAATTTGGAGACGGGCAGGTCTCAGGATTGCAGCAGCTTGAGGCAGAGAGATTCTACAGGGCATTCAGAATTTGAAAAAGGACAGGTGTGAGAAGCCTGTCCCTTTTTCAAAGTTGCTCAGAGGGTAACACAAAGCAGTCCGAGATGCTTGAATCCTGTTACCGGTCGCCGCTCCCTCCTTTGCTCTTCTTTTCCATTAAGAAAGCCTTCAGGTCTCCGGCAAGCAAGGGTTTAGAGAAATAGTATCCCTGGCAGGAGGTGGCACGGAAGCCTTTGAGGTATTCGTAGGTCTCCCGGTCCTCTATCCCCTCCAGGCAGCTTTGATAGCCCATGCGACGGGTCGCTTCCACGATGGAGCCGACAAAGACTTGATTTGCTTCTCGGGCGCGAATATCTGTAATAAAAGTCTTATCCAGCTTGATCTCATCCACGGGGAGAGCGAGCAGCATATTCAGCGAAGAGAAACCAGTTCCCACATCATCCAGGGCGACCTGAATGCCAAAATTGTGAAAGAAGTCAATCTGGGCTTTGAGAAAATCAAAATCCAGCTCACGACACCGTTCGGTCAGCTCCAGGCAGAGCTGAGACGGCGGAAATCCGCTCTCCCGCAGCGCCTCCACCACCATTGTGTTGAAGCGCTCGTCCTCCAGCTGGAGAACGGTGATGTTGACGTTGATTACAAAATCGGGCACAACCGAGAGCATTTCCCGGGCGTCCAGAAGGGCTTTTTGAAGAATCCAGCGTCCTACCTGGTAGAAACATGGGTCGTTTTCCAGCCAGGGGACAAACTGCCCCGGTCCTACTTTGCCGAATTGCTCGTCCTGCCACCGCAGAAGCGCCTCCGCACCGATAACCTCCTCGTTATCCATTCGGAGGAGGGGCTGATATTCCAAATAGAAGCCTTTTCGCTCGGTCACCGCGTCCTGATGGATGGCGGCCAGCAGCCGGAAGTCCCCTTCCGTCCCGTCCGGCGTCGGATCGTTGTAGAAAATGAGCCTTCCGTGACTTTCCTGCTTGGAACGCTCCAGAGCATGGGTCAGATTATTCCGAATGGCAGCGATACCGCCGGTAAAGTGTCTGTCCATAATAAAGGCTCCTCCCGCCAGGCGGAGGGGAATGACCATCGTATTTATCAATATCTCATGGCTGGCAGCGTTTTGCAGGGCCTTGTAAAGCCTCTGGACATCCTCCGCCTCCATCTCCGTCATACACAGAAAGAACTTAGTGCCTCCCATGCGGAAAATCCGGCCTTTCCCGTCCAGAAGCCGCTTCACAATCCCTGCGAACTGGCTCAGTAGTTGGTCTCCGTTTTTGTAGCCGTACAATAGATTGATTCGGCTAAACGTAAAAATTCCCACCGATAGGAAGGATACCCGCACGCCCTCCCGGATTAACCCTTCCACGTAAGGAATCAGGGCCTGCTCGTTATGAAGCCCGGTGACCGGATCAATGTTCTCAGCGATTCCGTGATTGGTGATCGTGGCAGCGAACAGATCGGGGGCGCCGTTTTTGCCCCTCAGGATCGAGCCACGGCATGTGCAGATTACATATTCTCCTCGCTTATTGCGTGCGCGGTATTCCATATCATGCTCCTTTTTGACCCCGTCAAACACATCACTGATGTCTGCCCAGTAGTCAGCCCGGTCATCCGGGTGGATATACTCCAGCCAAACGGTACCGCCGTCAAAAATAAACTCGCCGGGCAGGTCAAAATAGTCTACCGCAGACTTAGACCACCGCGAGACATTGGTGGACAGATTGTGCAAGGTGAGATAGTTCCGGTCACCTGTGGCGGCAAAGACATCAAAGATGCGGTCAGTCAGGCCGGTCAGGTTTAGTTTCTGTCCGTCTTTCGACAGGAAGGCTGCCGCTTTCTTCATATCGGCCTTGTTTTTATACATGAGATAATCGGCCACTCGCAACACACTGCGCAAAGTGGCGTATTCTTTCCCGGATACGGCGTAGCCAATGGCGACACTCATCCGATAGGGCAGCTCCCCGGACCTGGTCTCGCAGTCCGCGTTGACCCGGCTAATCTCCAGCTGGATATCCGTCTCATCTGCGCCGCGATATACTGCCAGAAATTCGTCTCCGCCCATACGATAAATGCTTTCCGCGCTCCGAAGATTTTTCATCAGGATTTGAGCGATATGGCCGATATAGGAATCGCCTTCCAGGTGGCCGTGTTCATCGTTGACTGCCTTGAGGTTATTGAGGTCGCAGAAAACCAGCCCAAATTGGATATTCCGGTTTCGGGCATACTCCGCCTCCATCTGCTGGATATCAATCTCGTAGCTGTGGCGGCTCTTTACGCCGGTGAGCGCGTCGATTAATAATTTCTGTTTAAACACATCCGCCGGGTTTTCCAGCGAGAAGAAAAATCCCACTGCAACGATGGTGGCTGCTCCACCTGTGAACAGAAGCTCAGGCACCAAGATCTGGATGCACTCCGCCGTTATCAGCATGGCCAGCATGGGAATCAAGGCCATCCGTACATGGGGCGCCAGCTTCTTGTAATTCATGCCCAGGATTACCCCGCTGCTGATAAAGAAAGCCATGGCCAGTCCGTACCCCACAAAGGCTGCCGGCCCCAGGCTATAATTGGTCCCATTGCCCCGGAGGTACACGATAGGCAGAACGGGTAAAAGGATTAAATAGACCGTCAGCAGGCAAAAGCTGCTGGTCCTCACCATTTTCTGTATCCGTTTCCCATAGGATAGTGCAATCACATAGCAAAAGAACTCCTGAGAAAACAGGATGGCGAACAGGTAAAAGATCACATGAACGATGAAATTGAACCACATGGGGACTTTGTCCAGATTGTTCACTGTCAGCACTGTGACGATATCAAAGACAACATGGCCAATGGCGTAGACCAGCATTCTCTGAAAGCTGCCATGATCCTTCCCCATCTTATAAAAATGCCCGTTGATCCAGAAAAATATCAAGATGATTAAACAAACGATTTCTTCACGCACAATCAACAATGGATACATATTCCCAACCCCCAGACAACTCTATCATATACATTAACAATACTATCAGATGTTTTCTAAAAACACAAGATAAAGAATTCCCTGCAGGGTTGTTAGAAGATTTACAATATAAAAATAGTTGACAAAGGGGGCTTGTAAGTTATTATAAAGTCATATTTTTAAGAAAGAGCAGGTATGTGCATGTTAATTGTTTCTGTAGTGGCAAAAAACAACTAAACCCCCATGTCCGCACGCCTGACACCACCATAAATGAAACTATGCAGACGACAGGTTATTGAATTTATCTTTGACGCAACTTATACTGGTATTAACGGCAAAGATCGATTTAACTTTGGGCTTGTAGCCCGCTAACTAAACTGATTTCAGGTTTCCTCATTTGCACCACCATCTGTCCAGCTGCTTGCGGCAAAAGGACGTACAGTAAAATGATAACAGACAGGAAACCGTGCCGTAAATTTCCCACGGAGGTATCATGATGGATAAAATTTACGACAATTGTTGTGGTATTGATGTGCACAAAAAACTCATCGTTGCCTGCCTTAGAAAAGG of Roseburia hominis contains these proteins:
- a CDS encoding IS1634 family transposase, encoding MKLTVSKSKNSASFYVQKTIRKPDGRVTTVTVEKLGNLTEVTAKAGGKDPYVWAQEYVNELNRKEYDENKEILISYSPSKLLKKNEQKLFNCGYLFLQNIYYSLGLDKICRDISSRHSFAYDLNDVLSKLIYTRILYPSSKLSSNRQATKFIEQPTFELHDIYRTLSVLSEENDLIQAQLYKNSQKVCERRKDVLYYDCTNYFFEIEEADDLRRYGKSKQHQPLPIVGMGLFMDHDGIPLAFDIYPGNKNEQPTLKPLEQKVLRDYGLDQIIVCTDAGLSSKTNRKFNDRKINGVQLRSFITIQSIKQLPDYLKDFALDPDGWHLPGSDETFNLNEIDEAKNYKNIFYKDRWIKEDLSQRKIKKGAQPLEQHLVVSFSPKYKAYQRKIRNGQVERAQQLINDGKYKQRPKNQNDPHRFISREKATKDGEVCSEEIVYLNTDAIREEERYDGFYAVCTNLDDMSVEEIVRINKKRWEIEECFRVMKTEFRARPVYLQTEDHIRAHFITCFIALVIYRILEKELKEAYTCEEIIDTLKNMMMARPGEKLGYTPVYTRTDLTDRLHETAGFRTDYQIITDVNMRKIIRASKKKK
- a CDS encoding EAL domain-containing protein, with protein sequence MYPLLIVREEIVCLIILIFFWINGHFYKMGKDHGSFQRMLVYAIGHVVFDIVTVLTVNNLDKVPMWFNFIVHVIFYLFAILFSQEFFCYVIALSYGKRIQKMVRTSSFCLLTVYLILLPVLPIVYLRGNGTNYSLGPAAFVGYGLAMAFFISSGVILGMNYKKLAPHVRMALIPMLAMLITAECIQILVPELLFTGGAATIVAVGFFFSLENPADVFKQKLLIDALTGVKSRHSYEIDIQQMEAEYARNRNIQFGLVFCDLNNLKAVNDEHGHLEGDSYIGHIAQILMKNLRSAESIYRMGGDEFLAVYRGADETDIQLEISRVNADCETRSGELPYRMSVAIGYAVSGKEYATLRSVLRVADYLMYKNKADMKKAAAFLSKDGQKLNLTGLTDRIFDVFAATGDRNYLTLHNLSTNVSRWSKSAVDYFDLPGEFIFDGGTVWLEYIHPDDRADYWADISDVFDGVKKEHDMEYRARNKRGEYVICTCRGSILRGKNGAPDLFAATITNHGIAENIDPVTGLHNEQALIPYVEGLIREGVRVSFLSVGIFTFSRINLLYGYKNGDQLLSQFAGIVKRLLDGKGRIFRMGGTKFFLCMTEMEAEDVQRLYKALQNAASHEILINTMVIPLRLAGGAFIMDRHFTGGIAAIRNNLTHALERSKQESHGRLIFYNDPTPDGTEGDFRLLAAIHQDAVTERKGFYLEYQPLLRMDNEEVIGAEALLRWQDEQFGKVGPGQFVPWLENDPCFYQVGRWILQKALLDAREMLSVVPDFVINVNITVLQLEDERFNTMVVEALRESGFPPSQLCLELTERCRELDFDFLKAQIDFFHNFGIQVALDDVGTGFSSLNMLLALPVDEIKLDKTFITDIRAREANQVFVGSIVEATRRMGYQSCLEGIEDRETYEYLKGFRATSCQGYYFSKPLLAGDLKAFLMEKKSKGGSGDR
- a CDS encoding ATP-grasp domain-containing protein, which gives rise to MQHYFRRSRPGQEKLVTVDIARREDGFLIIMEFGDGQVSGLQQLEAERFYRAFRI